From Cucumis melo cultivar AY chromosome 3, USDA_Cmelo_AY_1.0, whole genome shotgun sequence:
GGCTCTGCAACAGCCAAAGTAGATTCCTCTTCTTCGCTCACGATTTCAAGACCTTTTAACGACATGACATCTTCGTTAAGGTAAGAGACCGAACCCACTGATTCACCTGAGATCAATGTAACAATTCTGAGAATTAGTTGCATCATGGTTCAAAGCAATCTCAAGGTTCAAACGAAAAATGGAATCGCAACTAAAAGATATTAAGAATCAAAAGGCAGAAATTCAGTTTTTGCGAGAACAAAAGTTTATCACTATACTTTTTCTTGTTCCTTTATTTTCCCTTTTGTTTTAAAATCTAGACAATAATGAAGCCCAAATATGGGAAATTCATTCCCCAAGActtctataattgatttctcaAGCAAACTGTGTCCAAAACTTTATGAAATATTGATATTGCCCTtagcacaaaaaaaaaaaaaacaattacaatTGAAATTAGTAACATATTTAAAAGTTCAATACCAGCTTGATTCTTATCTCTCATTCACGTAAGTGAAAAAGAGAGTTCATCGTTGAAAAATTAATCATAATCTCATGCCAACCAGATTTATATTGTTGGTTTTACTTGTTTTTAAGCCAATTCATATAAAGAAAACAGGTCCATATTTTGAAGTCCATCCAGAGATTGATTTCTATTTAACGGAAAATCCAGACAAATTAAAAATAGCATTAATGCTGaagaaatatgacaaataatttaAGAGAAGCAAAAAGAGACAAGAAACCAAATTATGTAAGCATTAGGAGATACTATGACCATTTTTTTGGATAAGAATGAAGCACTACGACCATGACTAACTGAGTAAAGTATGTCAAATGTCaagtagaaattattgtattacgaATCATGCTGCCTTAGGAAAATCAAGAGCTTTCAGATAGTCTCCTAAACTGAAAGTTGTCAGTGGAAAGAAGTAAAAGAATGATACCCTCCACGACAATTAGGATACACATACCTTCTATAATTGTCCATCAATTTTACAAGGGTGCAGTTGGCCCCCAGCTGGGTTGGGTTGGGTGGGTAAAAAAATTCATCCACCCCTTGGTTCACCAATAATTAAAGAGGTTTATTACTTCGTTATTCACATTAACTCACGTTTCTCACCTTGTTATTCATTCTCTTGATTACTCCCCTCCTATAATAATTACCAACTCAACTATGCATGCCAAACCCCCCCTAAGTGACTACTATTCTCTCTTATCTGTCCCACTGATAGGTGTCACATTTATCCTTAATTGCCTTTACGCAATCATCCACTGTCGCCTTTTCTCACATCTACCATAAGTAAAATGTGAGGGTGGAGTCCTAATGAACTATATAAAGGACTAGAAATAGACAGGACAAGAATGAGAACTCAAGCATCCAAGTTGATATCATGTTGAATACCACAGTATAATatctaattttgaaaattaaagcTCATATAGTTACTTAGAAGGTCAAGACATATAAACTTCAGATAAGCATGGTGAATGTTGCTTTCCAAACCTTCAGGTAGATCGTATGAAAAGTAGACGATTGCACCAGGAACAAACCCAGCAGAATAAAAATCCTGCGTCAAGTCTTTTATCTGTTTCTTGGGAGGTGTGGTATCTGCAATGTTAGGTAACGATGAATCAACTCTTAAGAAACTTCATGAACACTTCAAAGCAACAACAGAAAGAAGGTATATCAGATTATTCCAAGCTCTTATAACATACATATATAAAATGGCAGTTCTGGTTGAGCAACTACTTTGGTAAGAAGATCAACTAAGGTCTGCATTGTTTCAGATGGATGAAACGTTGCCTCTAAAGTGTGGTTATCAGGAAAGCGAACTCGTACACTGACCTGCAGCACAATGGTCAGGCTCAGTCCTAAAAAATGGTATTAGAAGAGGCAATCTGCTAGTATAGTAATATTATTGAAAGAAACTTCAAGATTATAGAGTAGAAGTTTAGCTAAAACATTTTTGTAGCACCTTCGTTATCTTTGACCTACGAGCTGCCTCTTCTGCCTCTCTCAACTTTCgtgtttttaaatatttatctGCTAGGATGGAAACATAGTGCTTTACTGTGTGTGTGAAAGATATCATTGTTAACAGTAATAGTGTAGCCTACATAAACATTTGAATGCATTGCTAAAGAATGTCAACTTGCCAAGTACTATCCATATTCATATAAACCATAGGGAATTTTGGAGTTAAAAGTGACATAATAAGTTGAATAGACTTCTgtcaataaaaataaagatcACCCAGAAATGATTGAAATAACATGTTTCAAGAAACCTATTAAGCACAAAAAAATGCTTCTCCTAAAGGATAATGCCAGCCATAATGGAAATAACGTTAGGATCCTAAAGGAATTGTGTGTTCCAATTACCACTGCTAGCTCAAGTAATGAAATAACTAATTTACCATCCTTTTTGGTTGCTAACACTCGATAATAGTCTTCCGCTGTAAATTCATAAAAACCATCTGGCTCTTCTCCTAAAAAGAACAAAGGCATATAGAATGAGTTAGTTGCAAGAATGTTCTAAATTACAGGATCCATTTAGCTGTAATCTAGGTCTAGGCCAATCCAGAAATGCAAACTTAAATTCATTTGTACCAGCGTTGGGTAATTCCTCTGTTGATGAAGACGGTGGCATTGTCTCAAATACGCGGATCTCTCGTCCATATTTTTCTTTCACGCTCAATAACTTGGCCTAACCCCAAAATTCGACGTAAGTGGGAATAAGAAAGAGTAAGCATTTCATACCAAAAGCAGCTAATATCATTCAAATAGTCCAAGTTTGCATCACCCATACAAACTTCCACCAGAAATCACcatatagaaaacaaaaatcatAGTTTTCGACAAGATAAAGAGAGTGTACACCTAATAACTCAAGTAGGTTGCCCTGTAAACTCTGAAACATGAGCATGATCTTCTCCTTCCCCAAGATAAAGAAATCACAATTGACCAAACAAGGAAAACCGAGttaagaaatttgaaaaagGGTCGATATGTCCATAATCAGAAAGTACAAAAGAAAGACATAAACCCAGTTCAATAGAAAGCCAAAAATACCAATCTAAAGAATACCCAGAATACCAAATACCAATCTGAAGAGAATACCCAGAATCCAAATCAGCAATATCAAATGACAATCAACGAAGTGAAAGAAACTGGAAAAGGATAAAGAGAAATGTAAGTTTTGGGGTATTGATGAGGAATTGGGGAAAAAACCTTAGATGATTGGTCAGCCATGGAGTTGATGGTGTGGGAAAACCTCCTTCTCTTGAGTGCTAGAGAGTAAGAATCATCACAAACCATGAGCAAAGAAAGAAAGCGAAGTTGGGAAGGGAAGAAGAAATGGGAATttgatatatataaataattgccttttttttttttttttttttcttgcgaATTTTTCACTTCCGTTTCTTACTGGTAGGGGAATCAGAATTGCTTGCTGGCCATGGCCGCCCCCTTCCGCAAGTTATCTATCATCTGGGCCGCCCCAAGTTGCCCGCACCGTAAGAGAATTTGGGTTATTAACATTTATGGCCCTCATAGATAGTTAAATTGTCTTAAATACCCTTCAAACAAATTGTGGGAAATTTTGGCcaaatttgaaaattagaaaaagaaaaaaaaatctattatctattaaatttaaaaagataaGAATCTATTCGTGAAAATTTGTCAAACctcccccccccctcccccccatCATTATTAGCCATTGGGATTCATTTTCAGTCAATTAGCTTAACATTAGTAGGTGTGTGTCGAATCCTACCCCCTAACTGTACTAAacaagaaagaattaaaaagaaaaaggtgatTCATTTTCTTGTTAGCTTGTCGAAGGTTTCATTGTTATACGCTCCTTAAATATATagcattttttcttttactcaAAATATTAGAATCAAATCTTAACTATGTAACTACTTTCCAGAATGTTCGTgagttttttcttaataaaagaattgaaattCCAACCTCTTTAAGATTAAACTATATATGTCAATACCACTAACTAAGCTTTAATTGTGGTTAAAATGTTACAAAATTTATATTCTTATGAAATTTGTGTGTGGTCAAATATTCGTTATTGATAATTTCCATTAATTACTCAGTTAATTTTGCAAATAAAATTAGAGTTAGTTCCTAAGGTTCAATATTTAGGGATCCATCACAACTAAACAAAAGATTagaaatcttttaaaaaaaataacctAACCAAACCAAAACTTCCTTGTTCTGATTATTCATGATTTTTATTCCTAATAAGACCAATTTGAGAAGAAATTTTTAACTAACAATGAATTTATGTCGCATAATTACTGATTTAATGAAAGGGTAAATAAAATCCAAGGAGAGGAAGGAAGTGCCaaattataatttgaaattgaaaaaacagggtttcaaaattattccctgaaaaaagaaaatgggagGGTACAAATTACAAAGTGTTCCAACAAAAAATTCATCCAAAAACCTAATAATGATCCTCCAATTATTCAAACTCAACGCTAACATAAAAGCTCCCTGCTCTTAATGACAGGACCTAATAATTGAGCAACTCCACAAAATCCAAAGCCTTCCCCCTCCCTTTAGAACGAACTCTTAGACAACGTTTACTGAACAGAGTTAATGTGACGGATCAGGTCGATCACACGTGAACtgcaaaacaataaaaatacaAATCAAATTCAAACTCTTGATTCTCCAAATCCAATTGATCTTCATAAAAAGCAACGCCTACAACAACAGAATTAAGATAGTTTCTTACCTGTATCCCCACTCGTTGTCGTACCAAGAGACGATCTTCACGAAGTTGTCGTTCAAAGCAATGCCAGCCTTCGCATCAAAAATGCTTGACCTGTGAAAATAACAATGACAAATCATTAAAACAAAGTTCATATCATCTTCGTAATAATAACTATGCGAGTTTATTGTCTAATCTTGTTTAACTCTCTACAGACCTGCAGTCACCAACAAAGTCGGTTGACACAACATCGTCTTCGGTGTACCCAAGAATTCCCTTCAGCTTGCCTTCTGATTCTTCCCTGTTAACCAAACAACAATTCCATTTCAGCATACAGGGACAATTCTACCAATGATTACTTTTACATTACTGGAAGATATTTGCAAATTCGTGAATCCTTACTTGATGGCAGCCTTAATATCTTCATAAGTGGCCTTCTTTTCAAGCCTGACGGTAAGGTCAACAACGGAGACATCGACCGTGGGAACACGGAATGACATTCCTGTCAACTTTCCGTTTAGAGCAGGCAACACTTTACCTACAGCCTACACATTCAAAAGAAAACCAATGAGCTTAGTTAAATTGTTGAATACATGAACGAAGTCCTAGTTGGAATCAGCTAATAATCAAGATATTGCAACTATCCATTCCAAAGTTTTTTAAATCAGGGAAATATTTGTCACAAACAATAACTGAATGAATATACAATATGTCAAGAGTAGTACTAAATCCAGGAAAATCTACCTTGGCAGCACCAGTGCTGCTGGGAATGATGTTGAAGGAAGCGGCTCTTCCACCTCTCCAGTCCTTCATTGATGGTCCATCAACAGTCTTCTGGGTTGCTGCATAAGTGAAACGGTAAGCAACTGTTTAATATATTAAAGCAGGATATTGGTACAGGATAATTCATACCAGTGATTGAGTGGACAGTCGTCATGAGACCCTCAACAATTCcaaatctatcattgataaccTAAAACAGAAAGTTGGGTTAACTACTGCAAAGGTCAAATTATGAAGCTAAATGAATTATCCTATAATTAAGAAACATAAAAAAACCTTGGCCAAGGGAGCAAGACAGTTGGTAGTGCAACTGGCATTGGACACAATGTTGAGATCTGACTTGTACTCCTTCTCATTAACACCAACAACAAACATCGGGGCATCCTTGCTTGGTGCAGAGATGATAACCTTCTTTGCACCACCCTGAAAAATTATCAGAGAATCATTAGACGAAAATGCAGCATAACAACCTAAACAAGATTCTTAAAAATAGGAATCGCCCATTTtcattataaaataataatcaaCAATTCAAAAACGTTATATTAAATAGAGTTTACATCTACCAAATGAGAATGTAAAAGCGTATTGACCAATTCCAACAAACCTTCAAATGAGCAGCAGCTTTGTCCTTGTCAGTGAATACTCCAGTGGATTCAACAACATAGTCAGCTCCAACCTCCCCCCATGGGATCTCCTCCGGATTCCTAATGAATCAAGTCAAATGCTCAATAAAAACTTAAACAGGGGTGTGTTCAACTtcgaaaatattgaaaaaataagaCACATGGTTAAACAAATATCAAAATAGTAGaagaaatgtattaaaataCCTAGTACCGAAAACGGTGACTGATTTCTCCCCAAAGAGAAGAGTCTTGCTATCTTTCACCTTGATATCGTGGTGTTTCCACTGACCGTGTACACTATCATACTTGAACATGTAGGTCTGTCGTAGACAAGGgtaaaattaaattttggaaAACCATTAAAAATCGCAACACTTTCATTCTAGCAACAATGGGTATGCAATTACTCAATTAACATGACTCTAAAGAAACAAGAGAAACAAAATCAGAACATCTAAATCAAGATGAATTCAATCCGTACCAATACGTAGAGAGGTTTAGGGTTCAACGACAACAACAATCGTAGAAGATGATCAAATTACATTCAGATCTAAATTATGAATGAGCATGCGCACGAAGATAGAGATCTAAAATCAGATCCGTAAATTTACCATGTAATCGGTGGTGATAAAGGGATCATTAACAGCAACGAGTTCGATATCCTCGCTCTGCAAGGCGACTCTAGCAACAAGGCGACC
This genomic window contains:
- the LOC103485508 gene encoding glyceraldehyde-3-phosphate dehydrogenase, producing MGKVKIGINGFGRIGRLVARVALQSEDIELVAVNDPFITTDYMTYMFKYDSVHGQWKHHDIKVKDSKTLLFGEKSVTVFGTRNPEEIPWGEVGADYVVESTGVFTDKDKAAAHLKGGAKKVIISAPSKDAPMFVVGVNEKEYKSDLNIVSNASCTTNCLAPLAKVINDRFGIVEGLMTTVHSITATQKTVDGPSMKDWRGGRAASFNIIPSSTGAAKAVGKVLPALNGKLTGMSFRVPTVDVSVVDLTVRLEKKATYEDIKAAIKEESEGKLKGILGYTEDDVVSTDFVGDCRSSIFDAKAGIALNDNFVKIVSWYDNEWGYSSRVIDLIRHINSVQ
- the LOC103485507 gene encoding plant UBX domain-containing protein 1 isoform X1, whose amino-acid sequence is MVCDDSYSLALKRRRFSHTINSMADQSSKAKLLSVKEKYGREIRVFETMPPSSSTEELPNAGEEPDGFYEFTAEDYYRVLATKKDDKYLKTRKLREAEEAARRSKITKVSVRVRFPDNHTLEATFHPSETMQTLVDLLTKVVAQPELPFYIYTTPPKKQIKDLTQDFYSAGFVPGAIVYFSYDLPEGESVGSVSYLNEDVMSLKGLEIVSEEEESTLAVAEPETAPSLPAPTPVVKETKPTDKKAIKPKWLKM
- the LOC103485507 gene encoding plant UBX domain-containing protein 1 isoform X2 translates to MADQSSKAKLLSVKEKYGREIRVFETMPPSSSTEELPNAGEEPDGFYEFTAEDYYRVLATKKDDKYLKTRKLREAEEAARRSKITKVSVRVRFPDNHTLEATFHPSETMQTLVDLLTKVVAQPELPFYIYTTPPKKQIKDLTQDFYSAGFVPGAIVYFSYDLPEGESVGSVSYLNEDVMSLKGLEIVSEEEESTLAVAEPETAPSLPAPTPVVKETKPTDKKAIKPKWLKM